In the genome of Cryptococcus deuterogattii R265 chromosome 6, complete sequence, one region contains:
- a CDS encoding polycomb protein EED, with amino-acid sequence MPTISESSRSTTDFGSEPTRPPASVAEQESKWYRRDAGNSKQRWISHPYAIHSIIHQGDSLTSDLDRYDDVKFWPFVGALKPWKRPDGLDQWKWDEFEDTVAFCGLDKLVIGKCADNQPWRVILDMCFEDDTLYTLAWTYHPFTCHPLLAVAGANALIYIIDIITKRCIRTLKGHGDEILCLAFAPLNPHILASTSSDRTTRIWNILGSDAPAPPPGDLPNENYPMADADEGNVIVAVLAGEGKGGHRAYVVSCAFHPTKRAIATCGMDYTAKIWPLPPFPDPSPVPIPTPLGYRPMIVYFPLFSTSRLHYGFLDWIEWVADDILIIRGDKVMVTWQWLSYSRYFREDEYAPLSMEPASYSDYSDSGSFMVVSRVNTLTDMWFRHPHLHRGFHPTPADLARFPNSINMVTDPLLACPHQMDPREMTKHWYPEVRLYNLLLARDGRPPRPITELRPYKPEVYDMSVDLEEEENRDGSKVRKKSSTPQASKRKYITFPEEKSETSSAMGSAHNSLLVPWRLRPTTSPWPKKREPWLGPQYRTGICNVTISPRGARWIVGVGEGMSIFIWRMKD; translated from the exons ATGCCAACAATATCAGAGTCCTCTCGGAGTACAACAGATTTTGGCTCAGAACCTACACGTCCTCCTGCTTCAGTCGCCGAACAAGAATCCAAATGGTACAGACGGGATGCCGGCAATTCAAAACAGCGCTGGATCTCGCATCCTTATGCTATACATTCTATAATACAC CAAGGTGATTCACTTACCAGTGATTTGGATCGGTACGACGATGTCAAGTTTTGGCCGTTCGTAGGGGCTCTAAAGCCATGGAAAAGGCCTGACGGCTTGGACCAGTGGAAATGGGACGAATTTGAGGACACCGTGGCATTCTGCGGGCTGGATAAG TTAGTGATTGGCAAGTGTGCGGACAACCAACCTTGGAGGGTAATATTGGACATGTGTTTTGAAGAT GATACTCTCTACACACTTGCTTGGACCTATCATCCCTTCACCtgtcatcctcttcttgctgtCGCAGGTGCAAACGCCTTAATCTACATCATCGATATAATCACAAAGAGGTGTATCAGGACTCTAAAAGGCCATGGAGAT GAAATCCTTTGTCTCGCTTTCGCACCTCTGAACCCACATATCTTGGCGTCGACATCAAGTGATCGAACTACAAGGATATGGAATATTTTGGGCTCAGATGCACCAGCGCCGCCTCCCGGTGATCTTCCTAATGAAAATTATCCAATGGCAGATGCCGATGAAGGTAATGTCATTGTCGCCGTACTAGCaggtgaaggaaaaggaggacaTCGTGCCTACGTAGTCTCATGC GCTTTTCATCCCACAAAAAGGGCGATCGCAACCTGTGGCATGGATTATACAGCCAAAATTTGGCCTCTACCACCTTTCCCCGATCCGTCACCCGTTCCAATCCCGACCCCTCTTGGCTACCGACCGATGATTGTGTATTTTCCTCTGTTTTCCACAAGTCGTCTTCATTACGGTTTTCTGGACTGGATCGAATG GGTCGCGGATGACATTCTTATCATTCGTGGTGACAAGGTGATGGTGACATGGCAATGGCTCAGCTATTCCCGATACTTTAGAGAAGACGAGTACGCTCCTCTCAGCATGGAACCGGCTTCTTACAGTGATTATTCTGACTCGG GGTCATTCATGGTCGTTAGCCGAGTCAACACGTTGACAGATATGTGGTTCCGTCATCCGCATCTCCATCGTGGTTTCCATCCTACCCCAGCAGATTTGGCGCGTTTTCCGAACAGCATTAATATGGTCACAGATCCACTTCTCGCTTGCCCGCATCAGATGGACCCCAGGGAGATGACAAAACACTGGTATCCAGAAGTTCGTTTATATAACCTTTTATTGGCAAGAGACGGAAGACCCCCTCGACCAATAACAGAGCTACGTCCCTACAAGCCCGAGGTCTATGATATGTCCGTAgaccttgaggaagaagaaaacagaGATGGGTCAAAAGTGCGCAAAAAATCTTCGACTCCACAGGCGTCGAAGCGCAAATACATCACTTTCCCTGAGGAGAAAAGCGAGACGAGTTCAGCAATGGGCTCGGCTCATAACTCCTTACTCGTTCCTTGGAGGCTGAGACCTACAACTTCTCCCTGGCCAAAGAAACGTGAGCCATGGCTGGGACCCCAATATCGCACAGGGATCTGCAATGTGACAATAAGCCCCAGGGGGGCCAGATGGATTGTCGGCGTGGGGGAGGGTATGTCCATATTTATATGGAGAATGAAAGATTAG